From the genome of Fusobacterium varium:
AATGATCAAAATTGGTTGACTCCTGAAAAAGTTTTGGAAAAAAGTATAGATACAATAGATAAAGATAGATATATGGGTTGGTTTAAAAAGTTAGATAAAAAGGCACAAGAGAAGTTGGAATCTCAATGGGGAGAGCCTCTAGGGGAGTTTATGGTATATGATAATCTGATTCCAGTTCCCGGGATTCTAAATGGAAATATATTTATAGGACTTCAACCTGCTAGAGGAATGATAGCAAAAGCTGAAGAGATGTACCACAATACAGATTTTATGATACCTCATCAATATTACTCTTTTTATAAATGGATAAAAGAGATATTTAAAGCAGATGTAATTTATCATGTGGGAACTCATGGGACATTGGAATGGTTGCCGGGGAAAGAGATTGGATTGAGCAGTAGTTGTACACCAGATTTTAATATTGATGATATCCCACACCTATATGATTATTCGATAAATGTAACAGGAGAGGGATTACAAGCTAAAAGAAGAAGTTATGCAGCTCTTATTTCATATATGATTCCAGCTCTTACACTGGCTGGAGAGTATGAGGATATAGAGGAGCTAGATGAGTTGATTAAACAATATTATCAGGCTGAAAATTCAAAGGACACTAAATTAGAAGTGCTAAAAGAGGATATTTTAGATAGGGTTTTTAAATATAACTATAATTTGGATATGAATATTGAAAAGGAAGATATTATAAGAGATTATAAGGTATTTATTAATAAACTTCACTCATATATAGAGGAGTTAAAAAGTTCTACAATTAAGGATGGATTGCACATTTTGGGAGAACCAGCTAAAGGAGAGAGATGTGCTACTCTAATTCAAGCTCTTATGAGGATAGATAATTGTGGAATGATGGGGATAGATAAAACTATTGGAAAAGCTTTAGGATATGAGATAGAGGAGTTAAAAAATAATCCTCATTTTTCTAATAATGGAAAAACTAATCTTATGATATTAGATGATATTAGAAATATTGGATTAAAAATAATAAAAGATATTGTTTTGGAGAATAAAGATGTTTTTGAGAAAGAGTATTTAGATTATGAGGTAAAGGAAAATAGATATCTTGTCACTTTAAGGAAAAATATTCTTGAAATAGTTTTACCCAAAATTAAAGATACAGTTAGAGAGATGGAGAGTACAGAAAAAGGGGTAAATGGAAAGTTTATATCTCCGGGGCAATCAGGGTGTCCCACTAGAGGAAATATAGATATCCTACCTACAGGAACTAACTTTTATGCAATAGATCCAAACAAGATACCGTCAAGAGCTGCTTGGAAAGTAGGAGTTCAACTGGGGGATAAATTGATTGAAAGGTATCTTCAAGATGAGGGAAAGATACCTAAAAATATAGCCCTGCTTATATATGGTGGAGAAACTATGAAAACCAATGGTGATGATATTGCAGAGGCTTTATATTTAATGGGAGTAAAACCTATTTGGCTTAACAATGGAGATAGGGTTATTGGTTTAGAGGTTATACCTTATGAGGAATTAAAAAGACCGAGAATAGATGTAACTTTAAGAATAACAGGGCTTTTTAGAGATACTTTTCCTATTCTTATAAAGCTGTTAGAAGAGGCTGTTAATTTAGTAACTCAATTAGATGAGCCAGAAGAGATCAATTATATTAAAAAGAATATCAATGAAGATATATCTCAACTACTAAAAGATGGGTATGATTTAAAAGAGGCAGAGGAGCTATCAAAAATGAGGGTTTTTGGTTGTCCACCGGGAACTTATGGAGCAGGAGTTGGAGTTTTAATCAATTCTAAGCAATGGGAAACAAGAGAGGATTTAGGTAGAGCCTATGTAAATTGGAGTTCACATGCTTATGGAAGTAACTATCATGGGAAAAAAGTAGAGAATATTTTTATGACTAGAATGAAAAAAGCAGATGTAACTGTAAAAAATGAGTGCTCTGTGGAGATTGATATGCTTGAAAGTGATGATTATTATACTTATCATGGGGGATTAGTAGCAGCAGTAAAATATGCTAGTGGAAAAGATCCACGTTCATATAGCACAGATACAAGCGATCCTGAATTAACTAAAATAAAGAGTCTAAAAGAAGAAACAGCTAGAGTTATGAGATCTCGTATATTGAACCCAAAATGGTTTGAAGGGCTAAAAAGGCATGGATATAAGGGGGCTCAAGAGGTAAGTTTTATGGTAGATATTTTCTTTGGTTGGGATGCAACTTCGGAAATTGCAGAAGATTGGATGTACAATAAGATAACAGAGAAATATATTGAAAACAAAGAGAATAGAGAGTGGCTAAAGGAGAATAATCCTCATGCTGTAATGAATATAGCAGAGAGACTTTTAGAGGCTGAACAAAGAAAGATGTGGAATGCTCCTTCAGAAAAACTTCAAAGTTTAAGAAAGATTTATTTAAATATTGAAGGAGATCTTGAAGAGTATGAAGAGTAAGTTTAATATAAAATATTTAGTTCTTTGGTTGGCTGACAGTTGTAATCTAAATTGTAAATATTGTTATGCTCGTCCTAAATTTAATAATGGATATATGTCTTTTGAGACAGCTAAAAAAGTTATTGATCTTTGTGAAAATAAAGATTTTACTTTGATTTTAGCAGGTGGAGAGCCTCTTTTAAATTTTCAAGTAATAGAAAAAATTTACTCATATTTAGAGGAGAATGGCTATAATTGTAAAATAGGACTCCAAAGTAATGGAACTTTGATAACAGAAGAGATAGCTGAAAAACTATCAAAAATGAGAATAAATATTGGAATAAGCTTTGATGGAACAATAAAGATAAATGAGGAGCTTAGAGGGAAAACTAAAAGAACTTTAGAAGGAATAAATCTTTTAAGGGAAAAAAATAGAAATATCAATCTAAATTGTGTAGTTAGCAATAAAAATATTGATAAGTTAGATAAGTTGGTAGAGATGGCATATTATTTAGGAAATATACAGGGGATTGGGCTTGATTTATTGAGAGTTACAGGAAATTGTCTAGAAAATCAAGATTTTACTCCTCCTAAAGATGAGGATATATATATCAATTTGAAAAAAGCTTATGAAAAAATAGAAATTTTAAAAGAGTTAACAGGGAAAAAGATAGTGATAAGAGAGATAGAAGAGGCAAGAATAAGGACAACTACAAGGTGTAGTAGTGAAAATTATTGTTATTCATCTTTGGGACAAGCAATGGTTGTAACTCCAGAAGGAGATGCCTACCCTTGTAGCTCTCTTGTAGGGAATAAAGATTATTATATGGGAAATATAGATGGAGAAATAGAGATAAAAAAACTTTCTTCTGGAAAATATGAGAGGTGTAATTTTTGTGAATATAGAGATATTTGCAAAGGATGTTGCCCTTCAAGAATGATTTTTAATACTTCTTATGGGTTAGAGGATAAAGATTGTGTTTTACGGAAAGCAGTATTTAAAATATTAAAAGATAAGGCAGGTAAGATTAATGAGTAGTAGAGATTATTTATACCCATTTACAGCAATAGTGGGACAGGAAAAAATGAAAGAGGCATTGATATTAAATATAATAAATCCAAGTCTTGGAGGAGTTCTTATAAGGGGAGAAAAGGGAACTGCAAAATCAACTTTAGTAAGGGGATTAGCAAACCTCTTAGCAGAGAGAGAGGAAAACTTGTGTGAATTTCATTGTGATCCCAATAAAACAGAGGAGTTTTGTGATAAATGCTTAGAAAAATATAATTCTGGGGAAGAGATAAAAAAAACTTTAGGAAAAATGAGGGTTATAAATCTTCCTATAAGTGCTACTGAAGATAGAGTAGTCGGAACTTTAGATATAGAATATGCTATTAAAACAGGAGAGAAAAAATTTGAAAAGGGGATTCTTGCTCAAAGTAATAGAAATATCTTATATGTAGATGAGATCAATCTATTAGATGATCATATAGTTGATGTGCTTTTAGATTCTGCAGCAATGGGGGTAAATAGTATAGAGAGAGAGGGAATCTCTTTTAGTCACCCTGCTAAATTTGTGTTGGTAGGAACAATGAATCCAGAAGAGGGAGATCTAAGACCACAATTATTAGATAGATTTGGTTTAGTAGTAGATGTAATAGGTGAGAGAGAACCTAGTAAAAGAGTGGAAGTTGTAAAAAGAAGAATAGAGTTCGAAAATAACCCTAAGAATTTTATAAAAAAATATGAAGAGGAAGAGAGAGCTTTAAAAGAGAAGATTGAGAGAAGTAAAAGTATTTTAAATAGTGTAAATTGTAGTGATGAGATGTATGAGATAGCTGCTAAAATATCTATTGCATTAAATGTTGATGGACATAGAGCTGATATAAGTGTTATAAAAACAGCAATAACAATAGCTGCATATGAGGGAAGAGAAGATGTATTGAGAGAGGATATGTTGAGAGCAGCAGTATTGGCACTTCCTCATAGAATGAGAAAAACTCCTTTTGAAGATGGTATTTTAGAAGAAAGTAAAATAGAGAAACTAATCGAAAGTTTATAAGGAGGAAAAGATGATATTTCCTTTTGTAGCAGTAGAGGGGCAAGAGAAAATAAAAAAGGCTCTTCTTTTAAATATAATAAATCCTAAAATTGGTGGAGTACTGATAAATGGAGAAAAAGGAACTGCAAAATCAACATTAGTAAGAGGTATTGGTGAAGTTTTTCCAGAGATAAAAATAGTAAATCTTCCTTTAAATATAACAGAGGATAATCTATTGGGAAGTTTAGATATAGAAAAAACATTGAAAACTGGAAAAAAAGTTTTTCAAGATGGACTTTTAAAAAAATGTCACAATAATATTCTATATATAGATGAAGTTAATCTATTGGGAGATAGTATTATAAGCAACATTTTAGAAGTAGCCTCTAGAGAGATAAATTATATTGAAAGAGAGGGTATAAGCATCTCACACCAATGTAAATTTGTTTTGATAGGTACAATGAATCCAGAAGAGGGAGGGTTGCGTCCTCAACTTTTAGATAAATTTGGGCTTTATGTAAATGTAGAGGGTAGTGACAATATACTAGAAAGAGTAAAAATAATTAAAAAAAGATTGGAGTTTGAAGACAATCCTAGAAAATTTTGTGAAAAATATAAAGAAGATAATGAGGCACTAAGAGAGAAAATTTTTAGAGCTAAAGAGAGATTATGTGAGATAAAAGCTAGTGAGCAGATAATTAATATAGCTATAAAAATAGTAGAAGAAGCTAATACTACTGGGAATAGAGCTGAAATAATATTGATAGAAACAGCAAAGGGGTTAGCTGCTTTAGATGGAAGAAAATATCTGAATATAAGTGATTTAAAAGAGGCTGCTGAATTTGTTCTTCCACATAGGACAAATCAAAAAAATCAATCTGTTAGCAAAGATGATAGTGAGAATATGGAGAATAAAAATTCAGAGGAGCAAGAAAACAGTGGAAACAATAATGAACTAGCAGATAGAGATCAAAAAAATCAAGAAAAAGAGGAAAATAACCAAGAGGAAAATTGTAATACTGATGATAAATCAGAGATTGAAGAAGATGAGAATATAGAAAATTCTCAAGAGAAAAAGGAAAATAGTTCAGAATTAGAGGAAGAGTTTAAAATTGGGGATATTTTCAAAGTAAAAGATATTTTTCTTGATAGTGTAAGGGACAATAAAAAAAGAAATGGAACAGGAAAGAGATGTAAGACTAAAAGTGGATCTCTTCAAGGGAAATATGTAAAGAGTATTATTCCTAAGGGAAAAATAATTGATTTTGCTTTTGATGCAACTATTAGAGCAGCTGCTCCATATCAAAAAAAATCTGATATTAATGGATTGAAAATAAAAATAAGAAAAGAGGATATCAGAGTAAAAGTTAGGGAGAGAAGGACAGGAACAAGTATATTATTTGTAGTTGATTCTAGTGGCTCTATGGGGGTAAAAAAGAGAATGGAAGCAGTGAAAGGGGCGATTATGTCACTTTTAAAAGATGCCTATGAAAAAAGAGATCGTGTTGGATTAGTAGCTTTTAGAAAAGATTGTGCTGAAGAATTGTTGCCTATTACTAGAAGTATTGATCTTGCTCAAAAGAAACTGGAGAAACTAACAACTGGTGGGAAAACTCCATTGGCAGCAGGAATAGAGAGAGCATATAATATTATAAAAAAAGAGTTGAAAAAAGATGAAAAGGTAGTTCCATTAATTCTCTTCCTTTCTGATGGTAAAGCTAATTATTCTATTTCAGGAAAGGATCCAATAAAAGAGAGTTTAGAATTAGCTCAGAAGATAAAAAAAGAGAATATTAGAACAATTGTAATCGATACAGAAGAGGGATTTATAAAGCTGGAGATGGCGAAAACTTTAAGTGAGGCATTAGGTGCAGAGTACTATAAACTTGAAAATTTAAAAAGTGAAGATATGCTTAAATTAATAAAAAATAGTATATAAAGAAGGAAAAGTATGTATAAACTATTAAATAGAACAGATTTTATCAATATGGAAAATATAAGAGAGGATTTAGAATATTATATAAAAAAATATAATTTTGATGGGATTGAGCTAATAAAATTTAATGAATCTGACAATACTTCAGTAAAAGAGTATATTAAAGGATATCATATGAGATTTTTCCCATCATGGTTTGAACTATATACAGGAAATATATCTGCTTTGTATGAGGAGTTAAAAGATAAAAAATATTTTAAATCTCTATGTGGTGGAGAGAAAAGCAAAGAGGAGTTAATAGATTATTATAAAAAAGAGCTGGAAATAGCAAAGGAATTAGAGGTGGAATATGTTGTTTTTCATGCTTGTAATTCTAAAGTTACTGAAAGTTTAACTTATAATTTTAAATACTCAGATAAAGAGATATTAGATGGGGTTATATCATTAATTAATGAAGTTTTTGATAATGAAAAATATAATTTTAAACTGTTATTTGAAAATCTTTGGTGGCCAGGGTTAAAACTTTTGAATAAGGAAGAGGTAGAGTATCTTTTTTCAAAAATTAAATATAAAAATATTGGGCTTATGCTTGATACAGGACATATGATAAATAGTAATTATTATTTGAAAAGCTCAAAAGAGGCAGTGGAGTATATAAAAAGGAATATTGATAATTTAGGGGAGTATAAAAACTATATCTATGGTATGCACCTTAATTACTCTTTATCAGGGGAATATGTAAGAAAGAGTATTGAAGAGAATAGAGATAAAAAAATAGATATAGAGGATTTGATGAAAAGAATATATATACATATTAACTCTATTGATTATCACGATCCCTTTGAAGATGAGGGGATAGTGAATATTATAAAATCACTTCCAATAAAGTACCTAGTTTATGAATCGATTGCTAAGAGTGATGAAGAGTTAGAAGATAAAATACTACGTCAAGATAGGGTTTTAAAAAAATTTAAAATCTTTTAATAAAATAAATGGAGGTAAAAAATGAGAAAAGTAGTGGCATTTCCTACAAGAGATGGAGAAAATTTAGAAAAACATTTTGGGCATAGTGATAAGTTTGTTTTATACACTATTGAGAATGGAGAGATTAAATCAAAGGAGATATTAGATGCTCCTGAACCAGCTCATGGAGCAGCAGCAAAATTTTTAAAAGAAAAAGGTGTTGATGTTGTAGTTACAGGACATATTGGATCAACTGTTTTTGATGCAGTAAAAGCTAATGGTGGGGAGTTTATATTGGGAATAGAAGGGAAAATAGAGGAGTTAATAAAGAAATTTTTAAATAATACTCTTACTTGCAAGGGAAAAGAGTATGTCCATGTGTATACAACACATTGTCACAAATAAGAAATAATTTAATTATTTTATAAGAATAAATAAAGTTTATAAAATCCTTAGGTGAAATTAATAAAATTGAAATTATTAAAAATAAAGTCAATTTTTAGAATAAACCTTGGGATTTTTATTAAACAATATTTGAGTACTTATAGTTCATAAGTCCGATAATATATTTATAAAAACAAACATTATAAAATATATCTTATTGACTTTTCAAAACAGATAATATACAATTATCTTGTAAACAAACAGACAATAGGTGCTTATATAAGCTTAATAGAGGAAGAGGAGTGAAAATCTCCCACAGTGAAAACTGCTGTAAGGTGGACGAAATCACAATAATGTCACTGGGAAACTGGGAAGGCGTGAGAGTAGGATGAAACCAAGTCAGAAGACTTACCAAATCATAATTAAGATATTTTTATCTTTTTTGTTTGATTAACAGTAAGTAGAGACTCTATTTACTGTTTTTTTATTAAATAATCCTAAAAATTTTCGGAGGTTAATATGAAAAAAATTTTTAAAGCAGTAGGAATATTATGTTTTAGTGTTATTTTAAGTTCTTTACTTTATGCGAATGAAACAGAAGTAATTGACTTAGCAGGAAGAAAAGTTACTATACCCAAAGAATCAAAAAAGGTTCTTGCTTTGACAGGACCATCTTTTGAAAAAATTCTTATGTTAGGCGAAACAGAGAAAATTGTTGGAGTTGCTCCATCAGCTGTAAATAATTGGTCTAAAATAGTTAGTCCTAATATAAAAAATATTCCAATTATAAAAAATCCAAAAACTCCTAATGTTGAAGAACTAATGAGTTTAGGAGCTGAATATGCTTTC
Proteins encoded in this window:
- the cobN gene encoding cobaltochelatase subunit CobN, which gives rise to MFKIVFITSMFDNMYSLNKVCNSIKSSYPNKFDFEFFTATDIDSSNNIYNNLINSIAKSDFICMMLHGGVSNFKSFLKMKKRFEKIKPFFIHSTIEDETREFTKNSGISPLLYDKLTQYYLLGGEENYKNMILYIANSIGKTDYKVEDCIFPKWEGIYSDGKIVEDVDSFIEKISKKKNVIGILFHGREWQSRKMEVIDKFIEEIEREGGTPFSVFTNSVPDISIKAKGTKWVLDNYFSKNGETIVDVVINLLGYSQSIFNEPGDGTTVVNKSIFEDLKVPVIQGMTTYQDRKTWENDVRGLDTMSLTTGVYYPEFDGQIISVTCCTHETIKDEFGEKYIFLPIEERVNKIARMAMGWSKLANKKNGDKKVAIIFHNMPPRNDMIGCAFGLDTPNSVYNMVNKFKELGIKTEYDFENGNDIIQRIIKGVSNDQNWLTPEKVLEKSIDTIDKDRYMGWFKKLDKKAQEKLESQWGEPLGEFMVYDNLIPVPGILNGNIFIGLQPARGMIAKAEEMYHNTDFMIPHQYYSFYKWIKEIFKADVIYHVGTHGTLEWLPGKEIGLSSSCTPDFNIDDIPHLYDYSINVTGEGLQAKRRSYAALISYMIPALTLAGEYEDIEELDELIKQYYQAENSKDTKLEVLKEDILDRVFKYNYNLDMNIEKEDIIRDYKVFINKLHSYIEELKSSTIKDGLHILGEPAKGERCATLIQALMRIDNCGMMGIDKTIGKALGYEIEELKNNPHFSNNGKTNLMILDDIRNIGLKIIKDIVLENKDVFEKEYLDYEVKENRYLVTLRKNILEIVLPKIKDTVREMESTEKGVNGKFISPGQSGCPTRGNIDILPTGTNFYAIDPNKIPSRAAWKVGVQLGDKLIERYLQDEGKIPKNIALLIYGGETMKTNGDDIAEALYLMGVKPIWLNNGDRVIGLEVIPYEELKRPRIDVTLRITGLFRDTFPILIKLLEEAVNLVTQLDEPEEINYIKKNINEDISQLLKDGYDLKEAEELSKMRVFGCPPGTYGAGVGVLINSKQWETREDLGRAYVNWSSHAYGSNYHGKKVENIFMTRMKKADVTVKNECSVEIDMLESDDYYTYHGGLVAAVKYASGKDPRSYSTDTSDPELTKIKSLKEETARVMRSRILNPKWFEGLKRHGYKGAQEVSFMVDIFFGWDATSEIAEDWMYNKITEKYIENKENREWLKENNPHAVMNIAERLLEAEQRKMWNAPSEKLQSLRKIYLNIEGDLEEYEE
- a CDS encoding radical SAM protein → MKSKFNIKYLVLWLADSCNLNCKYCYARPKFNNGYMSFETAKKVIDLCENKDFTLILAGGEPLLNFQVIEKIYSYLEENGYNCKIGLQSNGTLITEEIAEKLSKMRINIGISFDGTIKINEELRGKTKRTLEGINLLREKNRNINLNCVVSNKNIDKLDKLVEMAYYLGNIQGIGLDLLRVTGNCLENQDFTPPKDEDIYINLKKAYEKIEILKELTGKKIVIREIEEARIRTTTRCSSENYCYSSLGQAMVVTPEGDAYPCSSLVGNKDYYMGNIDGEIEIKKLSSGKYERCNFCEYRDICKGCCPSRMIFNTSYGLEDKDCVLRKAVFKILKDKAGKINE
- a CDS encoding AAA family ATPase translates to MSSRDYLYPFTAIVGQEKMKEALILNIINPSLGGVLIRGEKGTAKSTLVRGLANLLAEREENLCEFHCDPNKTEEFCDKCLEKYNSGEEIKKTLGKMRVINLPISATEDRVVGTLDIEYAIKTGEKKFEKGILAQSNRNILYVDEINLLDDHIVDVLLDSAAMGVNSIEREGISFSHPAKFVLVGTMNPEEGDLRPQLLDRFGLVVDVIGEREPSKRVEVVKRRIEFENNPKNFIKKYEEEERALKEKIERSKSILNSVNCSDEMYEIAAKISIALNVDGHRADISVIKTAITIAAYEGREDVLREDMLRAAVLALPHRMRKTPFEDGILEESKIEKLIESL
- a CDS encoding magnesium chelatase subunit D family protein produces the protein MIFPFVAVEGQEKIKKALLLNIINPKIGGVLINGEKGTAKSTLVRGIGEVFPEIKIVNLPLNITEDNLLGSLDIEKTLKTGKKVFQDGLLKKCHNNILYIDEVNLLGDSIISNILEVASREINYIEREGISISHQCKFVLIGTMNPEEGGLRPQLLDKFGLYVNVEGSDNILERVKIIKKRLEFEDNPRKFCEKYKEDNEALREKIFRAKERLCEIKASEQIINIAIKIVEEANTTGNRAEIILIETAKGLAALDGRKYLNISDLKEAAEFVLPHRTNQKNQSVSKDDSENMENKNSEEQENSGNNNELADRDQKNQEKEENNQEENCNTDDKSEIEEDENIENSQEKKENSSELEEEFKIGDIFKVKDIFLDSVRDNKKRNGTGKRCKTKSGSLQGKYVKSIIPKGKIIDFAFDATIRAAAPYQKKSDINGLKIKIRKEDIRVKVRERRTGTSILFVVDSSGSMGVKKRMEAVKGAIMSLLKDAYEKRDRVGLVAFRKDCAEELLPITRSIDLAQKKLEKLTTGGKTPLAAGIERAYNIIKKELKKDEKVVPLILFLSDGKANYSISGKDPIKESLELAQKIKKENIRTIVIDTEEGFIKLEMAKTLSEALGAEYYKLENLKSEDMLKLIKNSI
- a CDS encoding sugar phosphate isomerase/epimerase; its protein translation is MYKLLNRTDFINMENIREDLEYYIKKYNFDGIELIKFNESDNTSVKEYIKGYHMRFFPSWFELYTGNISALYEELKDKKYFKSLCGGEKSKEELIDYYKKELEIAKELEVEYVVFHACNSKVTESLTYNFKYSDKEILDGVISLINEVFDNEKYNFKLLFENLWWPGLKLLNKEEVEYLFSKIKYKNIGLMLDTGHMINSNYYLKSSKEAVEYIKRNIDNLGEYKNYIYGMHLNYSLSGEYVRKSIEENRDKKIDIEDLMKRIYIHINSIDYHDPFEDEGIVNIIKSLPIKYLVYESIAKSDEELEDKILRQDRVLKKFKIF
- a CDS encoding dinitrogenase iron-molybdenum cofactor, coding for MRKVVAFPTRDGENLEKHFGHSDKFVLYTIENGEIKSKEILDAPEPAHGAAAKFLKEKGVDVVVTGHIGSTVFDAVKANGGEFILGIEGKIEELIKKFLNNTLTCKGKEYVHVYTTHCHK